The proteins below come from a single Mya arenaria isolate MELC-2E11 chromosome 6, ASM2691426v1 genomic window:
- the LOC128238572 gene encoding transmembrane protein 216-like, with the protein MAATQAPKANRGQVQVIRSSLPYEVLLYLNGWYFGLFFVCEILLFAYKGENFPYASGVLPAEIILVFILAGIEALRLFFARKGNLTEKIIGVIVSILLSVPALLGAIFYLYWQTYVTRADVILAAIQLAFIGLQLVFGIISIITFARATPY; encoded by the exons ATGGCGGCGACTCAAGCTCCGAAAGCAAACAGAG gTCAAGTGCAGGTTATT CGCTCATCTCTTCCTTATGAAGTTCTTCTGTACTTAAATGGATGGTATTTTGGATTATTCTTCGTATGTGAAATACTGCTGTTTGCATACAAAG GGGAGAATTTTCCTTATGCCTCCGGAGTGCTGCCGGCAGAAATCATTCTGGTGTTTATCCTTGCTGGGATAGAAGCCCTTAGACTCTTCTTTG CGAGAAAAGGTAACCTCACAGAGAAGATAATTGGTGTGATAGTCTCCATATTGCTCAGCGTTCCCGCTCTGCTTGGCGCGATTTTCTATTTGTACTGGCAGACGTATGTGACGCGGGCGGACGTTATTCTGGCGGCCATACAGCTGGCCTTCATTGGCCTCCAACTCGTGTTTGGTATCATCTCAATCATCACATTTGCAAG AGCAACACCTTACTGA